The following coding sequences lie in one Rickettsiella endosymbiont of Rhagonycha lignosa genomic window:
- a CDS encoding transposase, with protein MGALSCQGFTASLFGAWYTDGTIFSAFIQKNLVPKLTPGNVVVMDNLSAYKSLALKKLLKRQELAYSISSILPNLSPIELAWSKIKNTLRTIAAVTRSKANKQLSFR; from the coding sequence ATAGGCGCATTAAGTTGTCAAGGTTTTACAGCCAGCCTGTTTGGAGCCTGGTACACGGATGGCACTATTTTTTCAGCATTTATTCAAAAAAACTTAGTTCCTAAACTCACACCAGGAAACGTAGTGGTCATGGATAATCTTTCAGCTTATAAGTCGCTGGCGTTAAAGAAGCTATTGAAAAGACAGGAGCTCGCTTACTCTATCTCCTCCATACTCCCTAACCTATCACCCATCGAATTAGCTTGGTCTAAAATAAAAAATACTTTACGTACTATCGCGGCAGTAACTCGTAGTAAAGCTAACAAACAACTGTCGTTCCGTTAA
- a CDS encoding TenA family protein has translation MFNELKTSVTDVMSKIYLHPFNQELAQGTLAIETFIFYLHQDALYLTDFSKALALTAARLPHDRQSELFIQFAINALKAERDLHNTILKKYTSTTPITPKQSPFCFMYTNYLLRMASTAPVEEAVASLLPCFWVYQQVGQRAYNKKIPNNPYQVWIDLYASDEFNHSVELVIATVNELAEHASIHCKQNMLSAFRLATLCEWQFWQGAYSQQTWPT, from the coding sequence ATGTTTAATGAACTTAAAACTTCCGTTACAGATGTCATGTCTAAAATTTATCTGCATCCTTTTAATCAAGAGCTGGCCCAGGGTACTTTAGCTATCGAAACATTTATCTTTTATTTACATCAAGATGCTTTATATCTTACAGATTTTTCAAAAGCACTTGCGCTTACTGCAGCACGATTACCCCATGATCGGCAAAGTGAATTATTTATTCAATTTGCCATAAATGCACTTAAAGCCGAACGTGATTTGCATAATACTATTCTAAAAAAATATACTTCTACTACCCCTATAACCCCTAAACAAAGCCCTTTTTGTTTTATGTATACCAATTATTTATTACGTATGGCAAGTACAGCGCCTGTAGAAGAAGCAGTAGCGAGTTTATTACCTTGCTTTTGGGTTTATCAACAAGTAGGACAACGCGCCTATAATAAAAAAATTCCCAATAACCCTTATCAAGTCTGGATCGATTTATATGCGAGTGATGAGTTTAATCATTCCGTGGAATTAGTCATAGCCACAGTCAATGAACTTGCAGAACATGCCAGCATCCACTGTAAACAAAATATGTTAAGCGCTTTTAGATTAGCTACCTTGTGTGAATGGCAATTTTGGCAAGGTGCTTACTCACAACAAACCTGGCCCACTTAA
- a CDS encoding DUF4383 domain-containing protein has protein sequence MALIFAIVFILLGILGFIPPITPNHVLFNFFTVGILLNIFYILIGLLALSASGSMFYARLYFKFFGIIFAAIAIWGFAMNGDLRLVHINISDSFFYLLTAIIALYLGFTSKLPRSYAH, from the coding sequence ATGGCCTTAATTTTTGCTATTGTTTTTATTCTTTTAGGCATATTAGGCTTTATTCCACCTATTACACCTAACCATGTGTTGTTCAATTTTTTTACAGTTGGGATTTTATTGAATATTTTCTATATTCTAATCGGTTTGCTGGCTTTATCCGCTAGCGGCTCAATGTTTTATGCGCGTTTGTATTTTAAATTTTTTGGTATAATCTTTGCTGCTATTGCTATTTGGGGTTTCGCCATGAATGGCGATTTGAGGCTAGTACATATCAATATTTCAGATAGTTTCTTTTATCTTCTGACAGCTATTATTGCGTTGTATTTGGGTTTTACCAGTAAACTGCCTCGTTCTTATGCACATTAA
- the thiM gene encoding hydroxyethylthiazole kinase encodes MKTKNCSVKSASLSNINAFTLESLYHDVDLIRQTHPLIHNITNLVVMPTTANFLLALGAAPIMAHAQEEIVEIIQLAQALVINIGTLDETWLTAIKQAQHAALKRNIPIVFDPVGAGASRYRTQASLTIIKRGIDVIRGNASEIMALLDTSIITKGVDSTQISRHALASAQTLAEQYRCIVVVSGQIDFIVSATQTITLDYGTPLLTKVVGMGCSLTAMIASFLAINPERFNACVHAMAWMGLVSEYAEKKSSGPGSFYSQLLDSLYSVQKNDLQAFLKSTIAE; translated from the coding sequence TTGAAAACAAAAAATTGCTCAGTTAAAAGCGCCTCCCTCTCGAATATCAATGCATTTACCTTAGAATCGCTATACCATGACGTCGATTTAATCCGTCAAACCCATCCGTTAATCCACAATATCACTAATTTAGTCGTTATGCCGACTACCGCTAATTTTTTGCTCGCATTAGGGGCCGCGCCGATTATGGCGCATGCCCAAGAGGAAATAGTAGAAATTATTCAATTAGCCCAAGCCTTAGTCATCAATATCGGTACTCTTGATGAAACGTGGTTGACTGCCATAAAACAAGCTCAACACGCTGCTTTAAAACGTAATATCCCTATCGTCTTCGATCCGGTCGGTGCCGGTGCCAGCCGGTATCGCACGCAAGCCTCCTTAACTATTATAAAAAGAGGTATCGATGTCATCCGTGGTAATGCTTCAGAAATCATGGCTTTGTTAGATACTTCCATCATCACGAAAGGTGTCGATTCAACACAAATCAGTCGTCATGCCCTTGCATCTGCGCAAACCTTAGCTGAACAATACCGATGCATCGTAGTCGTCAGTGGCCAAATTGATTTTATCGTCAGTGCCACACAAACAATCACCTTAGATTATGGCACACCCTTACTTACTAAAGTGGTCGGTATGGGATGTTCATTAACCGCTATGATTGCCAGTTTTTTAGCAATTAATCCGGAAAGATTCAATGCTTGCGTGCATGCGATGGCTTGGATGGGATTAGTTAGCGAATATGCAGAAAAAAAATCCTCAGGTCCTGGCAGTTTTTATTCTCAACTACTCGATAGCCTATATTCAGTACAAAAGAATGATTTACAAGCCTTCCTTAAATCGACAATTGCTGAATGA
- the scpB gene encoding SMC-Scp complex subunit ScpB — protein sequence MENQTLKSICEAAILAAGEPVSIERLFDLFNPEERPTKADLKKILLELSEDYQDRGIQLKQLASGYCFQTASALNAWVKRLWPEKSARYSRAFLETLSIIAYKQPVTRGDIEAIRGVSVNPNIVKTLLEQEWIQVVGQREVLGRPNLYATSRLFLDHFGLKELADLPPFPLPQMTEPLEISLSADSEAKDTSLDILQN from the coding sequence ATGGAAAATCAAACGCTGAAATCGATCTGTGAAGCCGCTATTCTTGCTGCCGGTGAACCGGTGAGTATTGAGCGCTTATTCGATTTATTTAATCCGGAAGAACGGCCGACTAAAGCAGATCTGAAGAAAATTCTGTTGGAATTAAGCGAAGATTATCAAGATCGCGGAATTCAGTTAAAGCAATTGGCGAGTGGTTATTGTTTTCAAACCGCTAGTGCACTCAATGCCTGGGTTAAACGACTCTGGCCGGAAAAATCAGCGCGTTATTCACGTGCTTTCTTGGAAACCCTCAGTATTATTGCGTACAAACAACCCGTGACGCGCGGAGACATTGAAGCGATACGTGGTGTGTCAGTAAATCCAAATATTGTTAAAACCTTGCTGGAACAAGAATGGATACAAGTGGTTGGGCAACGTGAAGTTCTAGGACGACCTAATCTCTATGCAACGTCGAGATTATTTCTTGATCATTTTGGTTTAAAAGAATTAGCCGATTTGCCGCCTTTTCCTTTGCCGCAAATGACAGAACCGTTAGAGATTTCTTTGTCTGCTGATAGCGAAGCGAAAGATACTTCACTTGATATTCTACAAAATTAA
- a CDS encoding gamma carbonic anhydrase family protein: protein MLYSFEGRHPKLLGKDIFIAESADVIGAVIIHNHVIILPQAVVRADNTVIEIGENSNIQDAAVLHTDPDMPMQIGRFVTIAHHAMVHAQAVGDYSVIAIGAKILNNAVIGKHCLIAANAMVLANQHIADGSLVMGSPGKIKPLTAQQIADMQWYAQHYSAKIHRYQKGLKRFDPKTCE from the coding sequence ATGCTTTATTCTTTTGAAGGCAGACATCCAAAGCTATTAGGTAAAGATATTTTTATTGCTGAAAGCGCTGATGTGATTGGCGCCGTAATTATCCATAATCATGTCATTATCTTACCGCAAGCGGTAGTCCGTGCCGATAATACCGTGATAGAAATTGGCGAAAATAGTAATATCCAAGATGCTGCGGTATTGCATACCGATCCAGATATGCCGATGCAAATTGGTCGATTTGTAACGATTGCTCATCATGCCATGGTGCATGCGCAGGCGGTGGGTGATTATTCAGTTATAGCCATTGGCGCAAAAATATTGAATAATGCCGTGATTGGTAAACACTGTTTGATTGCAGCGAATGCTATGGTATTAGCAAATCAACATATTGCGGATGGTTCTTTGGTAATGGGCTCTCCTGGTAAAATAAAACCATTGACTGCCCAACAAATAGCGGATATGCAATGGTATGCGCAACATTATTCAGCAAAAATTCATCGTTATCAAAAAGGACTTAAACGATTCGATCCCAAAACTTGCGAATAA
- a CDS encoding PD-(D/E)XK nuclease family protein — MEIYNKLFKQLNPGDLLLTGNKRLIPFLHKAYAQYQQTQKKHVWCTPQIFTFTRWLEILWGKQFIEQKGFPLRLLNKQQECLIWKTIIQQSFYSFLGNADTAKNAQQAWQLLQQAQLDYQTTHFKQSNETETWQTWATDFVSFCQDHAYVDLSSALKHLILLFNKKILKPPSRIFLIGFNEINPQYKKLLSILEEHHCQLCYFAPVHLHTKQQRLCLTDKETESQQMALWAYQSWQLGAKNIACVIPNLVEQRTHLLNTFTDVFSELTQNTMNPLPFNIAAGNGLLEFPLIQTAMLILSLDEINSFQQINQLLLSPYLGGSQKEQASRAQLDITLRIIAENRLSLEQLLKVSCQHACPLLSNLITKLSHLLKKYSVNFLAKPSFWSKYFASKLHALAWPGERSLISSEFQLLECWSELLTELSGLDFILGDLSQTQALQQLYELLSNSIFQTKTLHDPPIQVLGLLDSAGMYFDNLWVMGLDDRTWPAAAQPNPFIPYALQRIHQIPYASSEREYYFASLLTKNLIGCTKNIIFSYPAQHLDQILRPSLLIKTLAEIKLSDLELPSYQALAKKIMHTQQWEYYTDETLAFSPEESFSAGTQLLQSQAACPFQAYARWRLQAQCHAFPQNGLNARDRGILLHQVLEKFWNEVKDQKTLLAQTPSALDQLINAAIDHCLCLFSKKRPIVFKTHFIDIERHRLQTLLKNIIALEKQRPVFMQTQHETKRQLTLANISLKLRIDRIDHLNATHSMIIDYKTGIPGKIDWLEERCDYPQLPLYCLSYPETVRSFAIMHLRSNKITLQGLSAEETAMHQLIPLKKLKNSQNISQWSDLLKHWQTSLEKLAIEFQHGVADVNPKHGPSTCRQCDLQLLCRINHQQHTVTPS; from the coding sequence ATGGAAATTTATAACAAACTTTTCAAGCAGTTAAATCCTGGGGATCTATTACTGACGGGTAATAAACGCTTAATTCCTTTTTTACATAAAGCTTATGCGCAATATCAACAAACGCAAAAAAAACATGTTTGGTGCACACCGCAAATTTTTACTTTCACACGTTGGTTAGAAATACTTTGGGGAAAACAATTCATAGAACAAAAGGGTTTTCCTTTGCGCTTACTCAACAAGCAACAAGAATGTCTAATATGGAAAACCATTATTCAGCAATCTTTTTATTCCTTTTTAGGTAACGCGGATACCGCCAAAAATGCTCAGCAAGCTTGGCAATTACTTCAACAAGCGCAACTTGATTATCAAACAACACATTTTAAACAAAGCAATGAAACTGAAACCTGGCAAACCTGGGCCACTGATTTCGTAAGCTTTTGCCAAGACCATGCTTACGTTGATTTATCCAGTGCACTCAAGCATTTAATCCTTTTATTCAACAAGAAAATTTTAAAACCTCCGTCACGTATTTTTCTAATTGGCTTTAATGAAATAAATCCACAATATAAAAAACTGCTTAGTATCTTAGAAGAACACCACTGTCAACTTTGTTATTTCGCACCGGTTCATTTACACACAAAACAACAACGTCTGTGTTTAACAGACAAAGAAACTGAATCCCAACAAATGGCACTTTGGGCCTATCAATCCTGGCAACTAGGCGCAAAAAATATCGCCTGTGTGATTCCAAATTTAGTCGAGCAACGTACACACTTACTCAATACCTTCACTGATGTATTTAGCGAATTAACACAGAACACTATGAATCCTCTTCCTTTTAACATAGCCGCAGGTAATGGCTTGTTAGAATTTCCTTTAATTCAAACAGCAATGCTTATTCTTAGCTTAGATGAGATCAATTCATTTCAGCAAATTAATCAGTTATTACTTTCACCTTACTTAGGAGGTTCGCAAAAAGAACAAGCATCACGTGCACAGCTTGATATCACGCTACGTATTATTGCAGAAAATAGATTGAGTTTAGAACAACTGCTTAAAGTAAGCTGTCAACACGCTTGTCCATTGCTTAGTAATTTAATTACTAAGCTAAGTCATTTGCTAAAAAAATATTCTGTTAATTTTTTAGCGAAACCAAGTTTTTGGTCAAAATATTTTGCTAGCAAGCTTCATGCTTTAGCATGGCCTGGCGAACGTTCTTTAATCAGTAGTGAATTTCAATTGTTGGAATGCTGGTCAGAGTTACTGACAGAGCTTTCAGGTTTAGATTTTATTCTCGGTGACCTTTCGCAAACGCAAGCATTACAACAATTATATGAATTACTTAGCAATTCCATATTCCAAACCAAAACCTTACATGACCCACCGATTCAAGTGTTGGGTTTACTGGATAGCGCCGGTATGTATTTTGATAATTTATGGGTGATGGGACTTGACGATAGAACTTGGCCTGCCGCCGCCCAACCTAATCCATTTATTCCTTATGCTTTGCAGCGTATACACCAAATTCCTTACGCCTCGAGTGAACGAGAATATTATTTTGCTTCCTTGCTAACAAAAAACTTAATTGGCTGTACAAAAAACATTATTTTCAGTTATCCGGCACAGCATTTGGATCAGATTTTACGTCCCAGTCTCTTAATTAAAACCCTAGCAGAAATCAAATTAAGCGATCTAGAGCTACCTTCCTATCAAGCTTTAGCAAAAAAAATAATGCATACACAACAATGGGAATATTATACGGATGAAACGCTAGCATTTTCTCCTGAAGAAAGTTTTAGTGCAGGTACACAACTTTTGCAATCGCAAGCCGCCTGTCCATTTCAAGCCTATGCACGCTGGCGCTTGCAAGCGCAGTGTCATGCTTTTCCGCAAAACGGACTCAACGCTCGCGATCGTGGCATACTATTACATCAGGTGTTGGAAAAATTTTGGAATGAAGTTAAGGATCAAAAAACCTTATTAGCACAAACACCGAGTGCTTTGGATCAACTTATTAATGCCGCTATTGACCATTGCTTATGTTTATTTAGTAAAAAACGGCCGATAGTTTTTAAAACTCATTTTATCGACATCGAACGCCATCGTTTGCAAACTTTATTAAAAAATATCATCGCTTTAGAAAAACAACGCCCCGTTTTTATGCAAACGCAACATGAAACGAAAAGACAACTCACGCTAGCTAATATATCTCTGAAATTAAGGATTGATCGTATCGATCACCTTAACGCAACACACAGCATGATTATTGATTACAAAACCGGTATACCCGGTAAAATAGACTGGTTAGAAGAACGCTGTGATTATCCACAGTTACCGTTATATTGTTTAAGCTATCCCGAAACGGTACGCAGCTTTGCCATTATGCATCTTCGCAGTAATAAGATTACGCTACAGGGCTTAAGCGCAGAAGAAACTGCTATGCATCAACTTATACCCTTAAAAAAATTAAAAAACTCACAGAACATAAGTCAATGGTCTGATCTCCTGAAGCATTGGCAAACTTCTTTGGAAAAGCTCGCTATAGAATTCCAACACGGTGTTGCCGATGTCAATCCGAAACACGGTCCTAGCACCTGTCGACAGTGCGATCTGCAATTGCTATGTCGAATTAATCATCAACAACATACGGTAACGCCATCATGA
- the rluB gene encoding 23S rRNA pseudouridine(2605) synthase RluB: MNEKIQKILANLGIGSRREIERWIRAGRVRINQRPAKLGDRIDLTAKIFIDGRPIPLISPSDFKRRVLIYHKPEGEICARSDPEQRPTVFEHLPPLRGQRWIMIGRLDINTLGLLIFTNDGELAHRLSHPSYEIEREYAVRVLGKVDEKILQRLRQGVKLEDGMAAFTRIEERGGSGANHWYHVVLKEGRNREVRRLWESQGVGVSRLLRVRFGNVSLPEDLSRGQSRELKTDESQKLARLVGLD, from the coding sequence ATGAATGAAAAAATACAAAAAATACTGGCTAATTTAGGTATTGGCTCGCGTCGCGAAATAGAACGTTGGATCCGCGCGGGTCGAGTGCGTATTAATCAGCGGCCTGCCAAGCTCGGCGACAGAATTGATTTAACCGCAAAAATTTTTATAGATGGTAGGCCAATTCCGCTCATATCCCCATCCGATTTTAAACGACGTGTATTGATTTATCATAAACCTGAAGGCGAGATTTGTGCACGTTCGGATCCCGAACAACGACCGACAGTATTTGAACATTTACCACCGTTACGTGGTCAACGTTGGATAATGATTGGCCGTTTAGATATTAACACCTTAGGGTTATTAATTTTCACCAATGATGGTGAATTAGCGCATCGTCTATCACATCCTTCTTACGAAATTGAACGCGAGTATGCCGTGCGTGTATTAGGTAAAGTGGATGAGAAAATTTTGCAGCGTTTAAGACAAGGGGTGAAGTTAGAGGATGGCATGGCGGCATTTACGCGGATTGAAGAGCGTGGCGGATCGGGTGCCAATCATTGGTATCATGTAGTACTTAAAGAAGGGCGCAATCGAGAAGTTAGACGTTTATGGGAATCGCAAGGGGTTGGTGTTAGTCGTTTATTGCGCGTGCGCTTTGGTAATGTGAGCTTGCCGGAAGATTTGAGCAGAGGGCAAAGCCGCGAATTAAAAACCGACGAGAGTCAAAAATTAGCTCGCTTGGTAGGTTTAGATTGA
- the thiD gene encoding bifunctional hydroxymethylpyrimidine kinase/phosphomethylpyrimidine kinase, which translates to MSLYNEVLTSVVSIAGTDPSGGAGIQADIKAISATGSYAASIITVLVAQNTLSVTAIQEIPLVFIQQQIDAVFTDLSIGAVKLGMLYHEEIIHLVAANLKKYQPPFVVLDPVMISQTGHTLLKPQAIQALVDVLFSLATLITPNIPEAEAILKLNINDHRSMQDAATLLATRYKTSVLLKGGHLKTMSSPDIFYDYPQKQIHRFDSLRIDTKNTHGTGCTLSAAIASYLAQGESLFSAITQAKHYLTECILAAKNLKLGHGQGPVHHFYFLNKAKQHV; encoded by the coding sequence ATGTCACTCTATAACGAAGTATTAACCAGTGTCGTCAGTATTGCAGGTACGGATCCCTCCGGTGGCGCCGGCATACAAGCAGATATCAAAGCAATTTCAGCCACAGGTAGTTATGCAGCCAGCATCATTACCGTCTTAGTTGCGCAAAACACATTATCTGTCACTGCCATACAAGAAATTCCATTAGTGTTTATTCAACAACAAATCGATGCTGTCTTTACTGATTTATCCATAGGCGCAGTTAAACTCGGTATGCTTTATCATGAAGAGATTATCCATTTAGTCGCTGCAAATTTAAAAAAATATCAACCTCCATTTGTAGTGCTTGACCCGGTCATGATTTCTCAAACCGGTCATACTTTATTAAAACCTCAAGCGATACAAGCTTTAGTGGATGTTTTATTCTCATTAGCGACATTGATTACACCCAATATTCCAGAAGCCGAAGCTATTTTAAAACTTAACATTAATGACCATCGCAGTATGCAAGACGCCGCCACCTTACTCGCAACACGCTATAAAACTTCGGTACTACTGAAAGGTGGTCATTTAAAAACCATGTCTTCGCCAGATATTTTTTATGATTACCCGCAAAAACAAATACACCGTTTTGATAGCTTGCGCATAGACACAAAAAATACACATGGCACCGGCTGTACATTATCTGCAGCAATCGCTTCTTATTTAGCACAAGGCGAGAGTTTATTTAGCGCCATTACTCAAGCAAAACATTATTTGACAGAATGCATTTTAGCGGCAAAAAATTTAAAACTAGGTCATGGCCAAGGTCCAGTCCATCATTTTTATTTTTTAAATAAGGCAAAACAACATGTTTAA